Below is a window of Desulfosoma sp. DNA.
GATGAGCCGATGCTTTCTCTTCAGCCGCACATAAGCCCAGATCCAAAAGACGGCCGTCATGGCCGGGAACCGGTCGGCTCAAGTTCGTTGCTTCTTCCGGATTCAAACCATGCAAAAGACATGTTTCTTCAAACAGACGTCTCAAGGTTTGCGCCTGTGCCAGCATGGAACTTCCCACAAAGGAGATGGGCGCTTCATAACGCTCCAGTTCTTCCTTAGAGAGCATCATGGGGTAGCGCCGTCTAGGGTTGGTGGCTAAGGGAAGATACTCTACGGCTTGGTAGCCGGATTCCTTGTAGTGAGGAATGCGCGCCTTGCGATACGTAAAAATTTTCGTCGTGGTAGCTTTCGTTTTGTGGGGTTTTAAACGTTCCACCGTCGGATCAATCTCCCACGCGACATAGTTCATGCCGATATCCTCACACAAGGAGGCCAAGCCAGGGATGAAATTGATGCTCAGGACAAAGCGGGGATCAAAGGTTTTGATCTGACGCCTGGTCTCTTCGAGGGAAACCTGTTGAGGATCCCATAGCCACACGTGACATCCCAGTTGCTGCAAGGCGTCCGCGACATCATCAATGAAAAGACCGCCCGCAGCCACGAGAACACGTCGTGGAGAGTCGGTGTTTATCCGAAGCCGTTCCCAATGGGGCCTATAAGCGCTTTGAAGCCATGGATGGTAAAAGATACGGAAATTCTCAGCCTCTTGGCGCCACCAGGGAATTACATCAGCACCAAGAAGCAAGGAGAGGTTTCTTGTCAGCAGCGGACGGCTGAAATCATGCAAAGATAGGCACATGCGCAAAAGCCAGGGGTCTTGCTCGTATGCGACAATACGACGCTCCCTTGGGATTTTCTTGAGCAACAGGGCCAATTCATAGCCAAGCCCGACACCAAAACAAAAAACATTCCACCTTTCCTGCGCGACAAATTCCTCCACTGCCTTTTCTGCGCTTTTAACCGGATTTTCGAGACACTGAACGGGAATATTCAGCCGGGTGAACCGAGCCGTCAGTTCACCCGATGGGGATGGAAACAATTCTATATGGTCACTTCCAACAGGTTCGCAAAGCCTCAGAGCCAACGACGGGTTTTGAAAGGCCAAAGCCTTGAGATTGCGTTGAAGAAGCCCCGAATCCATAATTTTTAGGACCAGGAAGGTATTCCTTAAAGCGCCGATCCCTGGAAGACGGCCAAATCCTCCAGAGAAGCCGAGCCGTTAGAGATCGGCTCATCGTCTTTTTGGCAAATTGTTTGAAGAGCTTCGGCGGCCTGTTTGTGGGAAGGATCCACTTCCAAAGCGGCTCGAAACATTTCCATCGCTTCTTCATGGCGATTGAGGTTTTGTTCCAAAAGCCCCAGCCCATAATAAGCGTCCGCCAAATGGCTTGAAATTTTTAAAGCCCGTCCGTAGGCTCCAATGGCCCCTTGGTAATCCCCAAGATCTGCCAGCTTACGGCCCATTTCCACATAGACATGGGCCACCTTTTCGGACAAACCATCCCCATTCCAAGACGTAGCCAAAGCTTGAACAAAGCGTCGGTAATCTGACCAGGCTTCCTCGTCATTTCCATGACGGCTCAAATAAATTTGAAGAAGATCGGCCGCCGTCTCCCACTGGGACAAATCGCCCAAAGCACGAGCACTGTTCAAAAGGATTTCGCCGTCCAGAGGATCCACATCCAAGGCTTTTTGAAAATATTCCAAAGCGGCTGTGGTGTTTCCTTGTTGCCAGGCAACAACACCCAGATTGTTCAAAGCCTTGGCATTGCCGGGATCCTTTTCGTACGCCAATTCAAAACATACCTTAGCCCTGTCAAACTTTTGTCTCAAAAACTCTTCTTCTCCAACCCGTACGAGGACCTGGCTTTCGGATTCCTCTCGATCGCTTCGTTGAGGCTGCCCCACAGGGCTCGTAACCACCGATGAGAAACTCACGTGCTGAGTCAGGAACCGGCTCAGCCTGTCTTTGGCCTCAAGATCCCAGGGATTTCGCTCCATATAAGCCGACAGAATGTCTTCCGCGTCTTTTTGA
It encodes the following:
- a CDS encoding glycosyltransferase; protein product: MDSGLLQRNLKALAFQNPSLALRLCEPVGSDHIELFPSPSGELTARFTRLNIPVQCLENPVKSAEKAVEEFVAQERWNVFCFGVGLGYELALLLKKIPRERRIVAYEQDPWLLRMCLSLHDFSRPLLTRNLSLLLGADVIPWWRQEAENFRIFYHPWLQSAYRPHWERLRINTDSPRRVLVAAGGLFIDDVADALQQLGCHVWLWDPQQVSLEETRRQIKTFDPRFVLSINFIPGLASLCEDIGMNYVAWEIDPTVERLKPHKTKATTTKIFTYRKARIPHYKESGYQAVEYLPLATNPRRRYPMMLSKEELERYEAPISFVGSSMLAQAQTLRRLFEETCLLHGLNPEEATNLSRPVPGHDGRLLDLGLCAAEEKASAHRRRIVGEVLEMPYGCKIWGDDGWAEMCPPSVYQGPAKHGLELTKIYNASWINLDIARAYQNDIVTMRVFDVLACQAFVLAEHSPAIGELFDIGRDVVVYRNRQEIRKLIHHYIRNPEERVSIARAGHERVLKDHTMDQRMAWILQYLG
- a CDS encoding tetratricopeptide repeat protein encodes the protein MWEGEEAKRVNEDLLKRWIDIRRWDEAEALLRKSSAEAPYDTAILARLGSVLWEAGKRREALEALEKALMLDQDDVQVIEALLKVFVAVGRQKDAEDILSAYMERNPWDLEAKDRLSRFLTQHVSFSSVVTSPVGQPQRSDREESESQVLVRVGEEEFLRQKFDRAKVCFELAYEKDPGNAKALNNLGVVAWQQGNTTAALEYFQKALDVDPLDGEILLNSARALGDLSQWETAADLLQIYLSRHGNDEEAWSDYRRFVQALATSWNGDGLSEKVAHVYVEMGRKLADLGDYQGAIGAYGRALKISSHLADAYYGLGLLEQNLNRHEEAMEMFRAALEVDPSHKQAAEALQTICQKDDEPISNGSASLEDLAVFQGSAL